From a single Cyclobacterium marinum DSM 745 genomic region:
- a CDS encoding 2-hydroxyacid dehydrogenase has translation MKIAVFSTKPYDQEYFEKYSSNNDYSFSFFETALNKTTANLSEGFDVICAFVNDKVDKDTIEVLANNGIRLIAMRCAGFNNVDIQSAKDHQIKVVRVPAYSPEAVAEHSVALIMTLNRKTHKAYNRVREGNFSLKNLIGFNLHGKVVGVIGTGQIGIAFCKIMKGFGCRLLAYDIAEAEALIEMGVEYLPLEEVLQQADIISLHCPLNQSTKHMINKASLKQMKAGVMIINTSRGALINTSDAIEGLTQKKIGYLGIDVYEQEENLFFEDLSESIIQDDDILRLNSFPNVLITSHQAYFTKEAMDQITVITLNNIRAFEKEEPLENEVV, from the coding sequence ATGAAAATTGCCGTATTTAGTACCAAACCTTACGATCAAGAGTATTTTGAAAAATACAGCAGCAATAATGATTACTCTTTCTCCTTTTTTGAAACGGCTTTGAATAAAACCACGGCCAATTTATCTGAAGGCTTTGATGTTATCTGTGCTTTTGTAAATGATAAAGTGGACAAGGATACCATTGAAGTGCTTGCCAATAATGGCATCCGATTAATAGCTATGAGATGTGCCGGGTTCAATAATGTGGACATTCAATCTGCTAAGGATCATCAAATAAAGGTGGTAAGGGTTCCGGCTTACTCTCCTGAAGCGGTGGCCGAACATTCGGTTGCACTGATTATGACTTTGAATAGAAAAACCCACAAAGCATACAATAGGGTCCGAGAGGGTAATTTTTCTCTAAAGAATTTAATAGGTTTTAATCTTCATGGTAAGGTGGTAGGTGTCATTGGTACCGGTCAAATTGGAATTGCTTTTTGTAAAATTATGAAAGGTTTCGGTTGCAGGCTATTGGCTTACGATATTGCTGAAGCGGAAGCCCTGATAGAAATGGGCGTTGAATATTTACCATTGGAAGAGGTTTTACAGCAGGCAGATATTATTTCTCTGCATTGTCCACTGAACCAGTCAACCAAACATATGATCAATAAGGCTTCACTGAAGCAAATGAAAGCGGGAGTAATGATTATCAATACTAGTCGTGGAGCTTTAATTAATACTTCTGATGCCATTGAGGGCTTGACTCAGAAAAAAATTGGGTACTTGGGGATAGATGTGTATGAACAAGAAGAGAATCTGTTTTTCGAGGATCTGTCAGAAAGTATTATTCAAGATGATGATATCTTAAGATTAAATAGTTTTCCTAATGTTCTTATCACCTCGCACCAAGCCTATTTTACCAAAGAAGCGATGGATCAAATTACTGTGATAACTTTGAATAATATTCGTGCATTTGAAAAGGAGGAACCCTTAGAAAACGAAGTCGTTTGA
- a CDS encoding lycopene cyclase family protein translates to MKVGYDYIIAGSGLAGLSLLYRLLLDKSLQNKTILVIDKVIKSDNDRTWCYWEKEKSIFEDIVRHKWETLQFFSPEVAKIFSLKKYKYKMIQAGDFYQLVMEYAATFDNVTFKTEAILDMSEDNGQARLITENTEYSGSYIFNSTALFLPDMNTKNTLLQHFMGWFIETESPVFNEKIGTLMDFRLEQQHGATFMYVLPTSSTEALIEFTLFSESTLDRETYNFALKDYISMELGIKEYRIKHKELGVIPMSLAQFPKTIKNSERIVNIGTAGGFTKASTGYTFQFVQKHVSQIVDRLKLQLPPIVNDSWKSKKYAWYDRTLLDVLLSKKVTGKAIFESLFRKNSPEKILSFLDNDSNFWEEFKIRNSVPLLPFMFSGIRQLFLKKKTKD, encoded by the coding sequence ATGAAAGTAGGTTACGACTATATCATTGCAGGCTCCGGCTTGGCCGGGCTAAGCTTATTGTATCGGTTGTTATTGGATAAAAGTCTTCAAAACAAAACTATTTTGGTGATTGATAAGGTTATAAAATCTGACAATGACAGAACTTGGTGTTATTGGGAAAAAGAAAAGAGTATTTTTGAGGACATTGTTCGCCACAAATGGGAAACTTTACAGTTTTTTTCTCCGGAAGTAGCCAAAATATTTTCGCTAAAAAAATACAAGTACAAAATGATACAAGCCGGTGATTTTTATCAGCTTGTTATGGAATATGCCGCTACATTTGACAATGTTACTTTTAAGACTGAGGCAATTTTAGATATGTCTGAAGATAATGGTCAGGCAAGATTGATTACTGAAAATACGGAATATAGCGGAAGTTATATTTTCAATTCTACTGCCTTATTTCTTCCTGACATGAACACCAAAAATACCCTATTGCAACATTTTATGGGTTGGTTTATCGAGACGGAATCTCCTGTTTTTAATGAAAAAATTGGAACTTTAATGGATTTCAGGTTGGAACAACAGCATGGGGCTACTTTTATGTACGTATTACCAACGAGTTCCACTGAAGCCTTGATTGAATTTACTCTTTTTAGTGAAAGTACCTTGGATAGGGAAACTTACAATTTTGCCCTTAAGGATTATATTTCTATGGAATTAGGGATTAAAGAATATAGAATTAAGCACAAAGAGCTTGGAGTTATTCCGATGTCACTGGCTCAATTCCCAAAAACAATCAAAAACAGTGAAAGAATTGTCAATATTGGAACTGCCGGAGGATTTACCAAAGCCAGTACCGGGTATACCTTTCAGTTTGTCCAAAAGCATGTCTCACAGATAGTGGATCGGTTAAAACTTCAATTGCCTCCTATTGTGAATGATAGCTGGAAAAGTAAAAAATATGCTTGGTATGACAGAACTTTGCTGGATGTTTTGCTTTCCAAGAAAGTGACCGGCAAGGCTATATTTGAAAGTTTATTTCGGAAAAATTCTCCTGAGAAAATCCTATCTTTCCTCGACAATGACAGTAATTTTTGGGAGGAATTTAAAATAAGGAACAGTGTCCCTTTACTGCCATTTATGTTTTCCGGAATTCGGCAATTGTTTTTGAAAAAGAAAACGAAAGATTAA